In Maridesulfovibrio sp., a single genomic region encodes these proteins:
- the gmhB gene encoding D-glycero-beta-D-manno-heptose 1,7-bisphosphate 7-phosphatase, translating to MKYVLLDRDGTIIVDTHYLSDPEKVEMLPNAFEGLKKLYDAGFGLIVVTNQSGIGRGYYQESDMHAVNARMEKLLAERGIELSAIFFCPHAPDRECGCRKPAPGMFDQAVERFGMNPQECYVIGDKICDIELGRARNAKSILVRTGKGAAEESKCADLATYVADDLLDAAKYIMGRG from the coding sequence ATGAAATATGTACTGCTGGACCGTGACGGAACCATAATTGTGGACACCCATTATTTAAGCGATCCGGAAAAGGTGGAAATGCTTCCCAACGCATTTGAGGGACTCAAAAAGCTTTATGATGCCGGATTCGGTCTGATAGTCGTTACCAACCAGTCCGGCATAGGGCGGGGATATTATCAGGAATCGGACATGCATGCTGTAAATGCGCGCATGGAAAAACTGCTGGCTGAAAGAGGGATTGAACTCTCGGCCATATTTTTCTGTCCGCACGCACCGGATCGTGAATGCGGATGCCGTAAACCGGCCCCCGGGATGTTCGATCAGGCTGTAGAGCGGTTCGGCATGAACCCGCAGGAATGCTACGTTATCGGCGACAAGATCTGCGACATTGAACTCGGGCGTGCCCGGAATGCGAAAAGCATACTGGTCCGGACCGGCAAAGGTGCCGCTGAAGAATCCAAATGCGCGGATTTGGCAACTTACGTGGCCGATGATCTGCTTGATGCCGCCAAATATATCATGGGCCGGGGATAA